The following coding sequences are from one Malaciobacter pacificus window:
- the ruvC gene encoding crossover junction endodeoxyribonuclease RuvC codes for MKILGIDPGTRNCGYAIIEKNGRDLKLVEAGLIKIKTKILQEQIVEMTEGFDLLFKKHKIDEVSIEDMFYAFNPKTVIKLAQFRGAISLKVLQEFGNFAEYTPLQVKQAVTGNGKAQKEQVAFMVKRLLGIKKEIKPLDITDAIAIALTHAQRL; via the coding sequence GTGAAAATATTAGGAATTGATCCAGGGACTAGAAATTGTGGTTATGCAATTATTGAAAAAAATGGGCGTGATTTAAAGCTAGTTGAGGCTGGATTAATCAAAATAAAAACAAAAATCTTACAAGAACAAATTGTAGAGATGACAGAAGGCTTCGACTTATTGTTTAAAAAACATAAAATTGATGAAGTTTCAATTGAAGATATGTTTTATGCTTTTAATCCAAAAACAGTTATTAAATTAGCTCAATTTAGAGGAGCTATTAGTCTAAAAGTATTACAAGAGTTTGGAAATTTTGCAGAATATACACCCTTGCAAGTTAAACAAGCAGTAACAGGTAATGGAAAGGCTCAAAAAGAGCAAGTTGCTTTTATGGTAAAAAGGTTATTAGGAATTAAAAAAGAGATTAAACCCCTTGATATTACTGATGCAATAGCAATTGCTTTAACACATGCT